In Excalfactoria chinensis isolate bCotChi1 chromosome 20, bCotChi1.hap2, whole genome shotgun sequence, a genomic segment contains:
- the LOC140261245 gene encoding arylacetamide deacetylase-like 4, with amino-acid sequence MEFFYILLVILLVIFSASFTLAIIRTLQVDFPNVHIPPEVDQPGKLLLVHAHMVIISAVGKILEKMGLCTEITFTRYMRSGKKRGPEPRLCLQDKHFGGVPVRLYLPRVPSAALRPATIFFHGGGWIYCSIDSHDNICRYIARESGSVVMSVGYRLAPEHKYPAAYEDCLNATVHFMRNAEQYGVDPARISVCGDSAGGNLAAAISQTLAGRADLPRLRAQILIYPGLQAVDMDLPSYQQNRGVPLLLRERAAFFALLYLHGDALYKQDVLKGSHVPPEMRQKYKKWVSPDNIPERFKARGYNPQKTHDITAEIFKHFERIDEPNLCPLLAEDAVIQQLPESFILTCEYDVLRDDGLLYKKRLEDNGVPVTWCHLEDGFHAIISLYDYGGLSFPAGKRGLDRVVQFIKGL; translated from the exons ATGGAATTCTTTTATATACTGCTAGTGATACTGCTGGTGATCTTTAGTGCTTCGTTCACATTAGCAATCATAAGAACGCTTCAAGTGGACTTTCCCAATGTCCACATCCCTCCTGAAGTGGATCAACCTGGAAAGCTTCTCCTTGTCCATGCACATATGGTTATTATATCTGCTGTG ggaaagatcttggagaagatGGGACTGTGCACAGAGATCACCTTCACCCGCTACATGCGCTCAGGGAAGAAGCGGGGCCCGGAGCCAAGGCTATGCCTGCAGGACAAGCACTTTGGTGGAGTGCCAGTGCGGCTCTACCTGCCCCGCGTGCCATCTGCTGCCCTGAGGCCTGCCACCATCTTCTTTCATGGAGGTGGTTGGATTTACTGCAGCATCG ATTCCCATGACAACATCTGCCGCTACATTGCCAGAGAGAGCGGCTCCGTGGTTATGTCTGTTGG GTATCGTTTAGCTCCTGAGCACAAATACCCTGCTGCATATGAAGACTGCCTTAACGCTACAGTACACTTCATGAGGAATGCAGAGCAATATGGGGTGGATCCTGCCCGCATCAGTGTCTGTGGGGACAGTGCTGGGGGCAATCTTGCTGCTGCCATTAGCCAGACCCTGGCAGGTAGAGCAGACCTCCCCAGGCTGCGTGCTCAGATCCTGATCTACCCAGGCCTTCAGGCAGTGGACATGGATTTACCCTCCTACCAGCAAAATCGGGGAGTCCCTCTCTTACTCCGAGAACgagctgctttctttgcatTGCTGTACCTACATGGGGATGCGCTGTACAAGCAAGACGTCCTGAAGGGCTCTCATGTTCCTCCAGAAATGAGACAGAAGTACAAAAAGTGGGTGAGCCCAGACAACATCCCTGAGAGGTTTAAGGCAAGAGGATACAACCCTCAAAAAACTCATGACATCACGGCCGAAATTTTTAAGCACTTTGAAAGAATTGATGAGCCCAACCTGTGCCCACTGCTGGCTGAAGATGCTGttatccagcagctgcccgAGTCTTTCATCTTAACATGTGAGTACGATGTACTCAGAGATGATGGCTTGCTGTACAAGAAGAGGCTGGAGGACAATGGAGTCCCAGTGACCTGGTGCCACCTCGAGGATGGATTCCATGCAATCATAAGCCTGTATGATTATGGTGGGCTGTCGTTTCCAGCCGGGAAAAGGGGATTGGATAGAGTTGTTCAATTCATAAAAGGCCTTTAG